In Streptomyces sp. NBC_00704, a genomic segment contains:
- a CDS encoding FAD-binding dehydrogenase yields MDADVIVVGAGLAGLVAAHELTSRGRRVALVDQENAANLGGQAFWSFGGLFLVDSPEQRRLGVKDSFDLAWSDWQGSAQFDRTDDEDSWAVRWARAYVEWAAGEKRTWLAGHGISFVPTVGWAERGDLRADGHGNSVPRFHVAWGTGTGVVEPFVRYAKQAAKDGLLTFYHRHRVDGLVLADGAARGVRGTVLAPDDSARGVASNRDPIGAFELTAQAVVVTSGGIGADHDIVRRHWPERLGTPPAEMVTGVPAYVDGRMLDISAAAGARLVNRDRMWHYTEGIRNWDPIWPGHGIRILPGPSSLWFDALGRRLPDPCLPGYDTLNTLKYLRTTEDLAGHDHSWFVLTRKIVEKEFALSGSEQNPDITAKDRKAVLRDRLLGKGAPAPVQAFLDRGADFVTADTLEKLVEKMNGLTDEPLLDADTLRRQIRARDLQMANPYSKDAQIQGIRNARRYIGDRLGRVATPHRVLDPEAGPLIAVKLHVLTRKTLGGIQTDLDSRALGADGQPVEGLYAAGEVAGFGGGGVHGYNALEGTFLGGCLFSGRAAGRAAAKQTG; encoded by the coding sequence ATGGACGCGGACGTCATCGTCGTCGGAGCAGGCCTCGCGGGCCTCGTAGCGGCGCACGAACTCACCAGCAGGGGAAGACGGGTCGCCCTCGTCGACCAGGAGAACGCCGCCAACCTCGGCGGCCAGGCGTTCTGGTCCTTCGGCGGGCTCTTCCTCGTCGACTCCCCGGAGCAGCGCCGGCTCGGCGTCAAGGACTCCTTCGACCTCGCCTGGAGCGACTGGCAGGGCAGCGCGCAGTTCGACCGCACCGACGACGAGGACTCCTGGGCCGTGCGCTGGGCGCGCGCCTACGTCGAGTGGGCGGCGGGGGAGAAGCGCACCTGGCTCGCCGGGCACGGGATCTCCTTCGTGCCGACCGTCGGCTGGGCCGAGCGCGGCGACCTGCGCGCCGACGGCCACGGCAACTCCGTGCCCCGCTTCCACGTCGCCTGGGGCACCGGCACGGGCGTCGTCGAGCCGTTCGTGCGGTACGCCAAGCAGGCCGCGAAGGACGGGCTGCTGACCTTCTACCACCGGCACCGGGTGGACGGACTGGTCCTCGCGGACGGCGCCGCCCGCGGGGTGCGCGGCACCGTCCTCGCCCCCGACGACTCCGCGCGCGGCGTCGCCTCCAACCGCGACCCGATCGGCGCGTTCGAGCTGACCGCGCAGGCCGTGGTCGTCACCAGCGGCGGCATCGGCGCCGACCACGACATCGTGCGGCGCCACTGGCCCGAGCGGCTCGGCACACCGCCCGCCGAGATGGTCACCGGCGTGCCCGCCTACGTCGACGGCCGGATGCTCGACATCAGCGCGGCCGCCGGCGCCCGCCTCGTCAACCGCGACCGCATGTGGCACTACACCGAGGGCATCCGCAACTGGGACCCGATCTGGCCCGGCCACGGCATCCGCATCCTGCCCGGCCCGTCCTCCCTGTGGTTCGACGCCCTCGGCCGCCGGCTGCCCGACCCCTGCCTGCCCGGCTACGACACCCTCAACACGCTCAAGTACCTGCGCACCACCGAGGACCTCGCCGGCCACGACCACTCCTGGTTCGTCCTCACCCGCAAAATCGTCGAGAAGGAGTTCGCGCTGTCGGGCTCCGAGCAGAACCCGGACATCACCGCCAAGGACCGCAAGGCCGTGCTGCGCGACCGGCTGCTCGGCAAGGGCGCCCCGGCGCCGGTGCAGGCCTTCCTCGACCGCGGCGCCGACTTCGTGACCGCCGACACGCTGGAGAAGCTGGTCGAGAAGATGAACGGGCTGACGGACGAGCCGCTGCTCGACGCGGACACCCTGCGCCGTCAGATCCGGGCCCGCGACCTGCAGATGGCGAACCCGTACAGCAAGGACGCCCAGATCCAGGGCATCCGCAACGCCCGCCGCTACATCGGCGACCGGCTCGGCCGCGTCGCCACCCCGCACCGCGTCCTGGACCCCGAGGCCGGTCCGCTGATCGCCGTCAAGCTGCACGTGCTCACCCGCAAGACGCTCGGCGGCATCCAGACCGACCTCGACTCACGCGCCCTGGGCGCCGACGGGCAGCCGGTCGAGGGCCTGTACGCGGCCGGCGAGGTGGCCGGCTTCGGCGGCGGAGGCGTCCACGGCTACAACGCGCTCGAGGGCACCTTCCTCGGCGGCTGCCTCTTCTCCGGCCGCGCGGCCGGCCGAGCCGCGGCCAAGCAGACGGGCTGA
- a CDS encoding M1 family metallopeptidase: protein MTHPRRRPAPLRREAVLATVPVAVAALLTAAGPAVAAGPAGTAGVGDPYFPLAGNGGYHVSHYDLTLRYDPARRHLAGTAVLTARATQRLTRFDLDLHGLRITGLTVDHVKAGHRRDGQELVVTPRRALRKGERFQIAVAYNGTPGPVTDPDGSPDGWIPTDDGAFVAGEPQGAMTWFPANNHPLDKSSYDFHLTVPQGRTAVANGVLLAQRTAKGTTTFHWRQTEPMAAYLATATVGNFKVTRYTTRDGVQVYDAVDPREAAAAGPVLKKLPSVLEWESGLFGPYPYRAAGSLVDHAPDVGYALETQTRPVYDRAPDLGTLVHESAHQWFGDSVSLTSWKDIWLNEGFATYAEWLYAEQHGGDSAQKSFDALYARPATDGLWAFPPGAPGSGAHIFGTPVYARGAMTLHALRTAVGDRAFFRILRAWATQHRYGHGTTAQFERLAQRQSGRNLHALFTTWLYTQGKPRHP from the coding sequence GTGACACACCCCCGCAGACGTCCCGCCCCGCTGCGCCGCGAAGCCGTCCTGGCCACCGTCCCCGTCGCCGTGGCCGCGCTGCTCACCGCGGCCGGGCCCGCGGTGGCGGCCGGCCCCGCCGGTACGGCCGGGGTCGGCGACCCCTACTTCCCGCTCGCCGGCAACGGCGGATACCACGTGAGCCACTACGACCTGACGCTGCGCTACGACCCGGCCCGCCGCCACCTCGCCGGCACAGCCGTCCTGACCGCCCGCGCCACCCAGCGGCTCACCCGCTTCGACCTCGACCTCCACGGCCTGAGGATCACCGGGCTCACCGTCGACCACGTCAAGGCCGGACACCGGCGCGACGGCCAGGAACTCGTCGTCACCCCACGGCGCGCCCTGCGCAAGGGCGAGCGGTTCCAGATCGCCGTCGCCTACAACGGAACCCCCGGCCCGGTCACCGACCCCGACGGCTCCCCCGACGGCTGGATCCCCACCGACGACGGCGCGTTCGTCGCGGGCGAACCGCAGGGCGCCATGACCTGGTTCCCGGCGAACAACCACCCCCTCGACAAGTCCTCCTACGACTTCCACCTCACCGTCCCCCAGGGCCGCACCGCCGTCGCCAACGGCGTCCTGCTCGCCCAGCGCACCGCGAAGGGCACGACCACCTTCCACTGGCGCCAGACCGAGCCCATGGCCGCCTACCTGGCCACCGCCACCGTGGGGAACTTCAAGGTCACCCGCTACACGACGCGCGACGGCGTCCAGGTCTACGACGCGGTGGATCCGCGGGAGGCCGCCGCGGCCGGGCCGGTGCTCAAGAAGCTGCCCTCGGTGCTGGAGTGGGAGAGCGGGCTGTTCGGGCCCTACCCCTACCGCGCGGCCGGCTCCCTCGTCGACCACGCCCCGGACGTCGGCTACGCGCTGGAGACCCAGACCCGGCCGGTGTACGACAGGGCCCCCGACCTCGGCACTCTCGTCCACGAGAGCGCCCACCAGTGGTTCGGCGACTCCGTCTCACTCACCTCCTGGAAGGACATCTGGCTCAACGAGGGCTTCGCCACCTACGCCGAGTGGCTCTACGCCGAGCAGCACGGCGGCGACAGCGCGCAGAAGTCCTTCGACGCCCTGTACGCGCGACCCGCCACGGACGGCCTGTGGGCGTTCCCGCCCGGCGCCCCCGGCAGCGGCGCCCACATCTTCGGCACCCCCGTCTACGCCCGGGGCGCGATGACCCTGCACGCCCTGCGCACCGCCGTCGGAGACCGCGCCTTCTTCCGCATCCTGCGCGCCTGGGCCACGCAGCACCGCTACGGCCACGGCACCACCGCCCAGTTCGAACGGCTCGCGCAGCGGCAGTCGGGCAGGAACCTCCACGCCCTGTTCACCACCTGGCTGTACACGCAGGGCAAGCCCCGCCACCCGTGA
- a CDS encoding alpha-ketoglutarate-dependent dioxygenase AlkB, protein MTAHHLQGSLFDQADELRLGPLDGIRRTVLGAGAWIDVLPGWLTGSDALFEHLAAEVPWHAERRAMYDSVVDVPRLLAFYGAGESLPHPVLEEARRALSAHYADELGEPFVTAGLCHYRDGRDSVAWHGDRIGRGARTDTMVAILSVGSPRDLLLRPAGGGETVRRPLGHGDLIVMGGSCQRTWEHCVPKSTRAAGPRISVQFRPRGVR, encoded by the coding sequence ATGACCGCGCACCACCTTCAGGGCTCCCTCTTCGACCAGGCCGACGAACTGCGGCTCGGCCCGCTCGACGGGATCCGCCGCACCGTGCTCGGCGCGGGCGCCTGGATCGACGTGCTGCCGGGCTGGCTCACCGGCTCGGACGCGCTCTTCGAGCACCTGGCGGCCGAGGTCCCGTGGCACGCCGAGCGCCGGGCCATGTACGACAGCGTCGTCGACGTGCCGCGCCTGCTGGCGTTCTACGGGGCGGGCGAGAGCCTGCCGCACCCGGTGCTGGAGGAGGCCCGCCGCGCCCTGTCCGCGCACTACGCCGACGAGCTGGGCGAGCCGTTCGTCACCGCCGGCCTGTGCCACTACCGCGACGGGCGGGACAGCGTCGCCTGGCACGGCGACCGGATCGGCCGCGGCGCCCGGACCGACACGATGGTCGCGATCCTCTCCGTGGGCTCCCCGCGCGACCTGCTGCTGCGTCCCGCGGGCGGCGGCGAGACCGTGCGGCGCCCGCTGGGGCACGGCGACCTGATCGTGATGGGCGGCTCCTGCCAGCGGACCTGGGAACACTGCGTCCCCAAGTCCACCCGCGCCGCCGGACCGCGCATCAGCGTCCAGTTCCGCCCCCGCGGGGTGCGCTGA
- a CDS encoding DUF4032 domain-containing protein, with product MALQISATNPEHPALLLELPWQLPLEEWPEEVLVPLPRGISRHVVRYARAGDEVIAVKELAERPALREYELLRDLDRIGIPAVDPLAVVTGRADDDGAPLEPVLVTRHLGGSMPYRSMFETTMRPATMHRLMDALAVLLVRLHLAGFAWGDCSLSNTLFRRDAGAYAAYLVDAETGDLHPQLSTGQREYDLDLARVNISGELLDLEASGALHPSVDPIEFGMEICARYGALWEELTRTSVYPAGKYHYIERRIRRLNELGFDVAEMQIEHSSNGDTVTFVPKVVDAGHHQRQLLRLTGLDTEENQARRLLSDLESWMATQDDYAPGDPLAARPEVLAHRWVRDVFRPTVRAVPLDLRGSMDSAEIYHELLEHRWYLSERAQHDIGLDTVVEDYVAHILPKARETLEPTLPE from the coding sequence ATGGCTTTGCAGATCAGCGCCACCAACCCGGAGCACCCGGCACTCCTGCTGGAGCTGCCCTGGCAGCTGCCCCTGGAGGAGTGGCCCGAAGAGGTCCTGGTGCCGCTACCGCGCGGCATCTCCCGGCACGTGGTGCGCTACGCCCGCGCCGGCGACGAGGTGATCGCCGTCAAGGAGCTCGCCGAGCGGCCCGCGCTGCGCGAGTACGAGCTGCTGCGCGACCTCGACCGGATCGGCATCCCGGCCGTCGACCCGCTGGCCGTCGTCACCGGCCGCGCCGACGACGACGGGGCGCCGCTCGAACCGGTGCTGGTCACACGGCACCTGGGCGGTTCGATGCCGTACCGCTCGATGTTCGAGACGACGATGCGTCCGGCCACCATGCACCGGCTGATGGACGCCCTCGCGGTCCTGCTGGTGCGGCTGCACCTCGCCGGTTTCGCCTGGGGCGACTGCTCGCTGTCCAACACGCTGTTCCGGCGCGACGCGGGCGCCTACGCCGCCTATCTCGTGGACGCCGAGACCGGAGACCTGCACCCGCAGCTGAGCACCGGCCAGCGCGAGTACGACCTCGACCTCGCCCGCGTCAACATCAGCGGCGAACTGCTCGACCTGGAGGCCTCCGGGGCGCTGCACCCCTCGGTGGACCCGATCGAATTCGGCATGGAGATCTGCGCCCGCTACGGCGCGCTGTGGGAGGAGCTGACCCGCACGTCGGTCTACCCGGCGGGCAAGTACCACTACATCGAGCGCCGGATCCGCCGACTCAACGAGCTGGGCTTCGACGTCGCGGAGATGCAGATCGAGCACTCCTCCAACGGCGACACGGTCACCTTCGTGCCGAAGGTCGTCGACGCGGGCCACCACCAGCGCCAGCTGCTGCGGCTGACGGGCCTGGACACCGAGGAGAACCAGGCCCGGCGGCTGCTGAGCGACCTGGAGAGCTGGATGGCCACCCAGGACGACTACGCCCCCGGCGACCCGCTCGCGGCCCGCCCCGAAGTGCTGGCGCACCGCTGGGTGCGGGACGTCTTCCGGCCCACCGTGCGCGCGGTCCCGCTGGACCTGCGCGGCTCCATGGACTCGGCGGAGATCTACCACGAGCTGCTCGAACACCGCTGGTACCTGTCGGAGCGCGCGCAGCACGACATCGGGCTCGACACCGTCGTCGAGGACTACGTCGCCCACATCCTGCCCAAGGCGCGCGAGACCCTGGAGCCGACCCTCCCGGAGTGA
- a CDS encoding TetR/AcrR family transcriptional regulator, whose translation MAEPQPEPQPEPQREPAVRVTRRRARTRANLLDAAFAVFASKGFGRVSIEEVCDAAGYSRGAFYSNFASLDELFFALYRERAGLIARQVADALAGDGPDLAVPASVDRVTEVLLLDLDWLLVKTDFLVHAARDATVAQTLLEHRSRLREAIADRLARARGHTPLPAVLGDADSAARAVVAAYDGVTTQLLLDRDVDRARGWLKQLLTALLTDGSTPPGCSE comes from the coding sequence ATGGCCGAACCGCAGCCGGAACCGCAGCCCGAACCGCAGCGGGAGCCGGCGGTGCGCGTCACCCGGCGGCGGGCCCGCACCCGCGCCAACCTGCTCGACGCCGCCTTTGCCGTGTTCGCCTCCAAGGGCTTCGGACGGGTCTCCATCGAGGAGGTCTGCGACGCCGCCGGCTACAGCAGGGGCGCCTTCTACTCCAACTTCGCCAGCCTGGACGAGCTGTTCTTCGCCCTGTACCGGGAGCGCGCCGGCCTCATCGCCCGGCAGGTCGCCGACGCCCTCGCCGGCGACGGACCCGACCTCGCCGTGCCGGCCTCCGTGGACCGCGTCACCGAGGTCCTCCTCCTCGACCTCGACTGGCTGCTGGTGAAGACGGACTTCCTGGTGCACGCCGCCCGCGACGCCACGGTCGCGCAGACCCTGCTCGAGCACCGCTCCAGGCTGCGCGAGGCGATCGCCGACCGGCTGGCCCGGGCGCGCGGCCACACCCCGCTGCCCGCCGTCCTCGGCGACGCCGACTCCGCCGCCCGCGCGGTGGTCGCCGCCTACGACGGGGTCACCACCCAACTGCTGCTGGACAGGGACGTCGACCGCGCCCGCGGCTGGCTGAAGCAACTCCTCACCGCGCTGCTGACCGACGGCAGCACCCCTCCCGGATGTTCCGAATGA
- a CDS encoding MBL fold metallo-hydrolase has protein sequence MRADVRQVADGTYLVHGSNTNWVILTDGDAVTLIDTGYPGDRGLVLDSLASVGSSPEAVTAVLVTHAHNDHLGSAEHLRTAYGVPVYLHEAEVPHARRDFLQQVSVGEVLRNAWRPGVLPWMVHALRSGGTEQHPVTAPEAFPVAEGPLDLPGRPVPVHTPGHTDGHTVYHLPERGILVSGDALVSGHPTSRLRGPQLLPDMFHHEKARAVASLDVIAGLTGELLLPGHGPLHQGPVRAAAEQARERAV, from the coding sequence ATGCGGGCAGACGTACGGCAAGTGGCGGACGGCACCTACCTGGTGCACGGCAGCAACACCAACTGGGTGATCCTCACGGACGGGGACGCGGTCACCCTGATCGACACCGGCTACCCGGGCGACCGGGGACTGGTCCTCGACTCCCTGGCATCCGTGGGCAGTTCGCCGGAGGCCGTCACGGCCGTGCTCGTCACGCACGCCCACAACGACCACCTCGGCTCCGCCGAGCACCTGCGCACCGCGTACGGCGTCCCGGTGTACCTGCACGAGGCCGAAGTGCCGCACGCCCGCCGCGACTTCCTCCAGCAGGTGAGCGTCGGGGAGGTGCTGCGCAACGCCTGGCGGCCGGGGGTACTGCCGTGGATGGTGCACGCGCTGCGCTCCGGCGGCACCGAACAGCACCCGGTCACCGCGCCCGAGGCGTTCCCGGTCGCCGAGGGCCCCCTGGACCTGCCCGGCCGGCCGGTCCCGGTGCACACCCCGGGCCACACCGACGGGCACACCGTCTACCACCTCCCGGAGCGCGGGATCCTGGTGTCCGGCGACGCCCTGGTCAGCGGACACCCGACGTCGCGTCTGCGCGGCCCGCAACTGCTGCCGGACATGTTCCACCACGAGAAGGCCCGCGCGGTCGCCTCGCTCGACGTGATCGCCGGGCTGACCGGCGAGCTGCTGCTGCCCGGGCACGGGCCGCTCCACCAGGGGCCCGTGCGGGCGGCGGCCGAGCAGGCCCGCGAACGCGCCGTCTAA